Within Porites lutea chromosome 2, jaPorLute2.1, whole genome shotgun sequence, the genomic segment aacatgtggcgggtcaccccaggtatcatgtaaacatgatcaaattaaaatgagagattatgtggagaGGCGGGTTACCaaccaaagcgggttacctcacctacctggtgTCCCTCAGGTTGTTATCAGCTGTGCAGCAgtctttagggcctgtttacatggaggtgggggatcccagataggtgaggtaacatgcggcgggtcaccccaggTATCATGttaacatgatcaaattaaaatgagagattatgtggagaGGCGGGTTACCAACCAAAGCGGGTTTCCTCACCTACCTGGTGTCCCTCAGGTAGTATCAGCTGTGCAGCAgtctttagggcctgtttacatggagatgggggaccctaggtaggtgaggtaacccgccttggtgggtaacccgcctgtccacataatctctcatttttaatttgatcatgtttacatgataggtgggtgacccgccgcatgttacctcacctatctgggatcccccacctccatgtaaaagacttctcgtttcttgttaatttctaaatattttagctgattagatctcttttctagagatccaacgttgacaagcaacaggatcttcgtccacggtttttgcagtaaatttctttaacaaaaatgaagtatgaaaaacgttttagggcttaaaagttttctttcagttttgtccCTTTACAAGCAATTTTACTTGTAAAGCCAAGTTACACAGTGCATGAGGAAATGTACCGAAgcttattatattttttctccaaaatgcggcgcttatttgagggcggcgcttAAAAGGATAGTAATACCccttagtaccgtatttacgcGAATAAGCGCCGCAACGTAtattaagagagtgtctctgtaagagcggtccggtcgattttccTTGAcacacagatttagctcatttcttgtgtgttgtaagacattcatgtacctatactaacaccacaatccgtttgatctgatctctttatttttcagagttttacggaaattaaatttcactcgaccgAAGGCatgtcgtgacacttttcaagacgttaatttgaggcaactttgccggacaatttacaacaaactacgggactcagcaaaaaacaaataccccagccatgtatattaactctatcttatccatcgaggcgactttcgtgaacatcacgtttcaatcaagcaaacaggaagacttaagcgtaggtcccgtctcacagcactttcactgatttgttcttgtgggacatAAAAGAACCCACCTAATCAACCCACGTTACCGAGATGACATAACAGTTTGGGCAAAATGAGTTTATTGAACAGTGCTAAACAACTGCAAGACCGATATCTGGACAATGGACAGGAAAAAAACTAGGACTAGGAAAACTAAGAAaggtgaaaattgaaaatacaaaatcgtaaaaatatTAGCCTGGTGGGAGAGGTGGGTATAAGAGCTTACGCCAAGGTCTCTCCAGATCTTACAAAAGATGAGACTCCAGACCACGCGGTCGATTATAAGGAAAATTCGATATCTCTTTTACTGGTTAATTAACCATCATTAATAAATTCATGATTTCtccactattcgaaaagagtaggggtcgtAGACTGCAgcggtgtggccaacctttacgggttgtgggattggctAGGGATGGCACCTCGCATGGGACCTGAGTCCTGATCGGGCACATTTCCTCTGGGCAGGTCTGTGTCCAGAAAATctggtaaataataataaatcaattaattaatacTGTACTGTTACaagaagttgtttttgttgttatatatttttctaggtAGCTGGAAACGATCAAAGTCAAACTCCTCCTACATCACTCCCGGTggaataatttttcattttgatacACACAAACTTGTCAAGAGACTACAAGATAAtggtttttatatatttttcttttgtaaatctTATGTCTTGCTTCTTCATGAAGCAAAAAGGTAAGTCTTCAATTGTAGGTCTTGGGGgagctaaaatttgtctttgTAACACATTGAAAGTGATAATAAtgcatttgaatgcaatttaaAGGAGTTAACAACCAATAGCATCTTCACTGCTGGTGAATCTGCAGTCAGTTGCCTGTGTATGCCAGGTAGTTTGCTACATCCTTCATGTGATCCAGGGGTGTGTAGAGTTTTCTTTACGCTACATTGTTCTTGCCATGAGGTTTCTTTGAGCCAATTTTTTCTTCCCCCTTCCCTTCCTGTAGTttagtagggagcttaagcaatgatgACATGAACAGCAatgagaacagcaaaaaagcagtaggtttagatttggcaaaacaagaactttgcgcatgcatcatgctttttcgtacatttcttagccgccACGACTACAACATGataatgcctaatttcacgttttatcgaggacaggaacacaagacaacgactttcttattctgtcctgaactttgatacatcctttagaattcaactccaaaaaaatttttgccaacatttgatgaattaaacactagatggaataagcgcaataaagtttgaggctgcatgcattttctttttaaatcacgTTTTCGTAGCCGCCGCCGTCGTACATTgatgcttaagctccctagtgaTATTTTTTCAGTGTGGTGGGTGCTTGTTTTTTGTGTCCTATTTTTGAGAGGGCTCATGGCTAGGTTGCACCTTTATCCCAGGCATGGGGACGTTATTCAGTCTAGGGGCTGGCTACCAAAAGTAGAATAGCCTCTGGATACTCCAGGCACCCAACCTCCATTTTAGCGATACAGTTGTTAACATCAAAATTCCTTTATATTGGTTACTGGTACTTATGATGGGTGAAGACACTCAAAGCCTGTATAAGCTTCTAATTAATAGGCTTCTAATAAGCTCTGAAAATCAGCAACTGAGCATAAAGTCCAATAGGTTTTGGAAGGGCGGGTAGGTAAGAGCTCCCCATTCCCACTACCTTATGCACCATATTGACAGCACTTCTGCCCAGTTCAATCATACATTCATCAAAATATAAGTACAAAAACTTAGAGGGTGGTGAACAGTCTTCCTATTACTTAATAATAAGTGGCAAAGGAAagtttaattgttatttatttctattGATTTTAGGTTTCAGTGAAGTTCAAGCTGAAAGTTTGACAGCTTCTTTGGTTGACATAATCACATCAAGTGTTCACAGTGTGGCAAACAGCACTGTGTCAAAGATAGATCAGGTGATAAAAATACAGTTTATGAGCTGAGctggttaaccctttaagctccaatatccacatacaaattctccaaactgatcttcatacatttccttaaacaaTGAATTGATAGAATTTGTTTTAAgttcaaggcattttctcttaggttaTTAATTTTCCAGATGGTAACCGGCCACACAATGACCAGCCAAAGAAATTTTTCACAATATCGGGAAAAAAGTTAACTCATCCTTATGTTTTAAAGGAAGCAAATTTCTAAGATTTACTAGTGAGGATTTGGATGTTGATTTATGAATGAGAGAGTGCATGACTGGTCAACATTACCTGCAAACAAAGTTTTTGGCCAGACAAGTTAATTGCTATTCTAGCTGGACATAATGTCAGTTGACTGGCTGTTTTTTTGAGCCCCAATGTTTGTGACAAGTTCGAGGTTTGCCAACAGTTACCAGGGTACAAAGATAATCATTTTTACaccttgccattcgggcaagctgaagctagcatttactagctcAGACgacatttcaactagccccaaaagctttttgacgagTAGAATTGATTACACAGTTcttgttattcgaattcctcaaaacacatcacttgcctgttgggcaagttaaaaacagaattcactagcctaatagcaaaatccactagtcccgGGCTATCatacactactttctttgcacgctggttACAGAGGTGCAAGACTCTTTTGAGTCAACAGTTAAGACTGAGTGTATGTCTTAAGTCTTTTTCTACCCTTCGAAGTAAAATCCCTTCAGCTAACAAAATTGGCTGCAGAAATTGCAAGTCTAGAACAAACTTTATTGCATGCATAGACACCTGCTCAATTTCATTTGCaagaaagttttaattttttccatttgttaAATTAATTACTCTTCTTTAAAATTTATCTAATAACTGTAAGAACTGTAGTAAATTAAAACATCATTTGtcaaattcacattttttttatcataagaATGGACAACTTGTGGCTTGCAATCTTAGTCTTTCTGCATGGGGTCTTGCATCTTGGTTGGTGATGCATAATCACAAATTAACGTCTGTTTAATACAGGTTTTTACatgtaacaataaaaatgaccaTGTCAGTTACTTTTTATGTGTCTATGTATGCTTAATTAAGGTGTCCACTTAAGAGAGGTTTTAATTACAGTAAATGAGGTAAGTAATTGCAGGGGGTACTACAGGTGTGGCTACCGTCAGCTTCATACAGATTTTACTCGTCTGTAATTTTCCATTTCAACGTTCCCACCTCCTCATATTCATTTTTTACACAGCCGGCAGGCAAGGATTGGCTAGCTGAGTGGAGTGGCCAACATGGGTGTATTTTACCCAGGCAATTTCGATTGACTCTTGTTGTCACTATAAGAAAGTTATTTCTTTAAACCATCTTTTATACCCATCGATATGTATGCACGCCTATCGGCAGAGGGCTCTGTACAAGGACTAGAACGTTATAATCTATGTGATCTGATATCAACGTATAAGATCCGACTTGGCATTTTATTACTAGTCAGGAAAAGAAATATTTCAGGCTCTAAAAAGTTGTAGTTCTTGATTTTTTAGagatttaattttctttttaaaacttttcaggAGAGACTTGAGGTGAAGTTTAATGCTATGGTCGATACAGTAAGGTAAAATCAAAGCAACTGATAATATTTTTAGTACAGCTATATCAGAACTATATAGAGGACCTATTAAGTAAACCCATTTGCCCCTTGGAGATTTAGACTGTAGCTACTCTCGCAGTTTCCCTGTTCAATATCTTGCCAGAAAGAGCCAAAACATTCCGTATGCAAGGCGAGTTCTACGCTGGTTTAAATTACAGCGAAATTTCCGCTCTGAAAATGCGGGCATATGAGCCCAAGTTAAATTTTGTGTTGTAtccttcccttttcttttcctttatttcaccTGTTATCTGACTTTTTGAGAATCTTTTTGGTGGAACTTTTTGCAACTGTTTTACTTTGTTATCTATCGATGGGTTtaatctggccccagttgttcaaaaagtggatagcgctacccgctggataaatcactatccagtggataacgcaattggtttccctaaaggtgatgttactcgggacgattcgcaacgacgatttttagcgcaacacaacgttgcaacattgttgcgacattgtttcgaatggttacaacattgttccaacattgcaacgctgtgttgcgctaaaaatcgtcgttgcgaatcgtctcgggtaacatcaccttaatgcTAATCCGCTAAATAGtgttttatccggtggatagcgttatccagcttttgaacagcCGAGGCCAGATTATggtgaaagaagaaaaggaaagaaaaatgataataacGGTTGATATAAAGTTTACAGACTGACATACTTGTTGCCTTAAAACTTCTTTtaggacctgtttacatggaggtgggggaccccaggtaggtgaggtaactcgcttaggtggggtaacccgcctgtccatataatctctcattttaatttgatcacgtttacatgataggtggggtgacccgccaaggcgggtagcccggtctacCAGACCGCgttaccctctcagccggggtcaaattttgttatgtaaacgtttcaaggtggggtaacccgcctggccGGGGGtaggattcgtgatacatcaaattcgcgcaaaattcactttggcggtggcttttCATCATTATAAAAgctaacaatagaaagccataGCACTGAAGATTGCAGCAAGAGCAACAAGAGAGTGTAGAAGcgcattaatcgccaaaactCGTGGTTTGCcagtatttttcttgtttacgtgcttagcgaccattcaataatcttgagaaagtgaaccccgggatggcggggttgtaagattgcatgtaaaggagggttatttttttaccccaccttaGCAGGTTACTTCATcttcctggggtcccccacctccatgtaaacaggcccttaattatGGCGAAAAAAGCAGATGGCAGAGTTTTGCAAGCAATAACTAAAGGGTGTtctacttttctctttttatatgTTTTCGTGATTTGTTTTCTCTACCTCcagaaatgaaatgtttctcCTTGAACAAGGAAAGTTTTCACGAATTCAAGAAGAAAATCAAGTACGGTAACAATTTTAGATTTGATTATTTATAAATCAACAAGCTTTTCATAACAATTTATAGACCCCATTCGGCTACTCAACGTTGtgcccaattcaaatctcccggggttaagattcttcgtgtactgtatttgcattataatgtggcagtcacatttaaatgatatggaaattcctgaaacaaaacgttttattcccaaagtgTTTGAATTGGGTGCAACGTTGAGTTAGCCGAATTGGTCTAGGACAGTTGTTTTAAGATTTACTTAACATCTTCACATAATTCATAAGTTTTAGATGGTTTTCTTTGTAAAAAGTGTGGTAAAAGTGTTTTTACTCTAATATTTACTGATTCATTTGAGTGGTCACGTTTTTCAGTACTCGTGTGAGCAAGAAAGAATTCTTTTCGGtgtaaaatgctaaaaaacacTGACATACTAGTATGAGAACGTATATGTGTATATGAGAAACAGGCAGTTTTTCAGCAAACTAAAAACACAAACCCAAGACGTTACTTATAATTTTTTCATTGGAAACCCGGCTTGTATTAGTTTATACTTTGATGTAATTTACCTTCAAAATCTTAATAACTAgacaattaattttgtttgtactgtttttcttttcgcgAAAGAAATTAAGAGGTGAAGTGGTTTCTCTGAAAGGAATTTTACAGGTAACGAAACATGTCTATTAGATTGTGTAAGGTTTCGTCAGTATTTCAAGAATCAGTTTTGACTCTGAACGTCTTCCTTTTTAGGACCAGGTGGCCAAACTCAAAGGAGGAATGGCCTTAGACTTCAGCTTGGAAAAGAGTCGAATAAAAGAAGAGGTTCAGTATACTTTGTTTattagaataccgtaaaattccgaaaataagccccttttGTATAAggccctccaaatataagccccccaaaccggtaacgcaaaaaagcCTTCGTTAAAtcgtccctccaaatataagccccccgggggcttgtacttggaaaattgccgtcaaatacaaagtaaaacaaagctaaaacgatacatttacttccaactataaatCGATTTCGAAACGCAAAtatccctccgtagataagcccctccaaaaataagcctcccaaaaagggcctttgaaaaatataagccctggggcttattttctgaattttacagTAGTTGTTAGGAGATCATATACACTCGATTGTAGATATTAAATGATCTAGGTGACCCAAACGGACAGTGGAAATATGGGTATAAATGACAATTAGCTGAATGCTCAATGGATTTCGCAGTCAAAGCCCTGTGGTTTGAACTTCTAGTAACGAACATTTCTCTTATCGATAGCGACCGTGACCACCCTTTGGGGCCGAGTTGGTAATctcattcccagggtcctctcctctTTCTCGGCCCCTGAGGTCGAGTAGGAATTGACCCCGAAAACGAGATTGAAGTTTCCACTGTTATTTTGTAACCTGTTGGAAGTTGTTGGGAGGTTTCGTTGACATGGTTTGCATGATATTTGTGTGCGCTGTATGTACTTTTCAACTCCTAGTAAacgaagaaagaaggaaagtttCTATCACTGATATCATTTCACTACTCGTTTTGTAACTCTGCAAAAAGTTTCAGTCATTAAGCTCTTTTTACAAGAGACCCATTTTGACACTCATCTAGTAATAAACCACCAAGTTAGGTAAGCGACCGCTAGGTTTAGATGGCACTGGGTGGTCGCTTGCGGGAGTTTCGACTTTAAGCTTTTCAGACCCACGGAAACCTGAAACCAGCCTCACTTGAATGTTGTTATTGATACCCTATTCATCCTATCCTGTGAATGTACGATTATTCAAATCTCTTGTCTTGCTTTGTACATTTTAGCTTGCAGTGCGAGATCAAAGAATAAAGGATACCGAGAACAGAATAGAAACTGAGGTATGTAGTGAGTACCAGTCGCGGTTCATTTTATATCCCCAgcattagcctgcgagcaagctctccggggcgcccTGGCGgcggggcaggaaaaggaaggagagcttgcaactgcgtctctggaatttgaattccacccccaattcccctgtggcttcTAGTCAGGTGGCTAAAGGCTCAGATCTATACAGAgcggacaaaagcaccaaactttgcatggtTGTAGCTTAGGACATGTTAGTCAATATTAGGATCGGTGCCCACAGCTACCTCTTCAGGATTTGCAGCAACTGCTCGCTGAAGTTCTTCAACAACCTTCCTTGATGGGTGGCCTGTGCTGAAAATTGCAATcccttgttttttgccattttttgatgaaaatcacataaaaaggcaagtagatggaaaaagaaactgtattaATACTATTATCATTAAAACCGATGactaaaacaagtcaacttaatGATATAGCAATAATGATATGCCATGGTGGGTACCCTTTGCTAAGAATATGAGttccttgttttttgccattattttgatgaaacttgaaaatcaaaaagaaattgtattattattgaaacca encodes:
- the LOC140927285 gene encoding mitochondrial calcium uniporter regulator 1-like, giving the protein MRRVTPGSWKRSKSNSSYITPGGIIFHFDTHKLVKRLQDNGFSEVQAESLTASLVDIITSSVHSVANSTVSKIDQERLEVKFNAMVDTVRNEMFLLEQGKFSRIQEENQVR